Proteins from a genomic interval of Cheilinus undulatus linkage group 15, ASM1832078v1, whole genome shotgun sequence:
- the ednrbb gene encoding endothelin receptor type B, which translates to MWTLALILCLGNIFIAGEASDQHSEPSPVIPLSETASPALLILEKQKSNSSIHPPQVAGPKTQHPPMCLEPAGIRSAFKYINTVVSLVVFVVGIVGNSALLRIIYVNKCMRSGPNILIASLALGDLLHIVIDIPINAYRLMAEDWPFGLLLCKLVPFIQKTSVGITVLSLCALSVDRYRAVVSWNRIKGIGVSVWTAIEITLIWVISILLAVPEVVGFDMITMEYKDRHLRICLLHPMQTTQFMQFYKSAKDWWLFGFYFCMPLAWTAIFYALMTRKMLRNTENTLSDHTKQRREVAKTVFCLVIVFALCWLPLYLSRILKLTIYDERDPKRCQLLSAFLVLDYFGINMASLNSCINPIALYIVSKRFKRCFKACLCSPCLPLQAVTHDEVQSVLKSRMQDQASEQSCNIKAPKQTSTPPPEQENTLLC; encoded by the exons ATGTGGACCCTAGCTCTTATTCTTTGTTTGGGAAATATTTTCATCGCAGGCGAAGCTTCTGATCAGCATTCAGAGCCATCCCCTGTAATCCCACTCTCAGAAACGGCCTCCCCTGCTCTTTTAATACTGGAAAAACAGAAATCCAACAGCTCAATTCATCCACCCCAAGTAGCAGGACCAAAAACACAGCACCCTCCTATGTGCCTGGAGCCGGCTGGAATCAGAAGCGCCTTCAAATACATCAATACCGTGGtgtctcttgttgtttttgtggttgGCATCGTGGGGAATTCGGCCTTGCTGAGAATCATATACGTAAACAAATGCATGAGGAGCGGACCAAATATTCTCATCGCGAGTCTTGCTTTGGGCGATCTGCTCCACATTGTGATAGACATACCAATCAATGCGTACAGG CTCATGGCAGAAGATTGGCCTTTTGGGTTGTTATTGTGCAAGCTCGTCCCCTTCATACAGAAAACCTCTGTTGGAATCACAGTTCTGAGCTTATGTGCTTTAAGTGTTGACAG ATACCGAGCTGTAGTGTCCTGGAATCGAATCAAAGGCATTGGAGTTTCAGTGTGGACGGCAATCGAAATAACTCTTATATGGGTTATTTCTATTCTGCTGGCGGTGCCTGAAGTTGTCGGCTTTGATATGATAACTATGGAATATAAAGACAGGCACCTGAGAATATGTCTGCTTCATCCCATGCAAACCACACAATTCATGCAG TTTTACAAATCAGCTAAAGACTGGTGGCTCTTTGGCTTCTATTTCTGCATGCCCCTGGCTTGGACCGCCATCTTCTATGCACTCATGACCAGGAAAATGCTGAGAAACACTGAGAATACTCTCAGCGATCACACCAAGCAG AGACGAGAAGTTGCGAAAACTGTCTTCTGCCTTGTGATCGTGTTTGCACTTTGCTGGTTGCCTTTATACTTAAGCAGGATACTTAAGTTAACCATATATGATGAGAGGGATCCTAAGAGGTGTCAGCTACTGAG TGCCTTTCTTGTCCTGGACTACTTTGGCATCAATATGGCATCTCTCAACTCGTGCATCAACCCGATTGCATTATACATAGTCAGCAAAAGATTTAAAAGATGCTTCAAG GCATGTCTGTGCAGCCCGTGTCTCCCTCTCCAAGCTGTTACCCATGACGAGGTGCAGTCTGTTTTGAAGTCCAGAATGCAGGATCAAGCCTCAGAGCAGAGCTGCAACATCAAAGCTCCCAAGCAGACTTCCACACCTCCACCTGAGCAGGAGAACACCTTACTGTGTTAG